Proteins encoded together in one Scheffersomyces stipitis CBS 6054 chromosome 5, complete sequence window:
- the VCP1 gene encoding AAA ATPase (go_function ATP binding) — MSKKRPVTNSLDVKIYELICELLDETTAENLKSLPQSDDNISYIALAKDITISQALDYVQSKDYKLKRIKKNLLEKSIIASLQTLRTEEEETMGTIDSSTKTDDSDAELYGEGRLMEVKDSNSLNKSVVTAWKLNNSIAKSELANEVLDPNAEESVEDVAKQSKKRTKDSSKQVTKKHRSKIDHTPPSLTLSSLGGLDSTTTQLMELIGLPILHPEIYTSTGVEPPRGVLLYGPPGCGKTTIANALAGELQVPFINISAPSIVSGMSGESEKKLREIFDEAKTLAPCIIFMDEIDAITPKRDGGAQREMERRIVAQLLTLMDELSLGKTEKPVIVVGATNRPDSLDAALRRAGRFDREICLNVPNEDERLSILKKMTSNIKLENGDFNFRELAKMTPGYVGADLKSLVTAAGISAIKRIFESLSEQQEELLVADSNANSFDSMDVDSATFIPDNQSLVKFEGKTDTEKLSTIQKFLIKHPNPLSDEQLNPLAISYSDFLEALPTVQPTAKREGFATVPDVTWKSVGALHKVRMELHMCVVQPIKKPELYLKVGITAPAGVLMWGPPGCGKTLLAKAVANESRANFISIKGPELLNKYVGESERAIRQVFSRARASIPCIIFFDELDALVPRRDASLSESSSRVVNTLLTELDGLNDRKGVFVIGATNRPDMIDPAMLRPGRLDKTLYIELPSAEERLEILKTLINANKTPVSVDVDLNSIANDNRCRNFSGADLSSLVREAGVLALKKKFFQNQKIDDLDASGYYENENVDDQVEVTQQDFNRALSNVHPSVSDKDRMKYEKLNKRMGWSVIEDSEVIEPIEPTANTPNASV, encoded by the coding sequence ATGTCTAAGAAACGGCCTGTGACGAATAGCCTTGACGTGAAGATATACGAGTTAATTTGTGAATTGCTCGATGAGACTACagctgaaaatttgaagagcttACCTCAATCTGATGACAACATCTCATACATTGCACTCGCCAAAGATATTACTATTTCCCAGGCACTTGATTATGTTCAGTCTAAGGACTATAAACTAAAGAggataaagaagaatttgttggaaaagtcaATAATAGCGTCTCTTCAAACACTACGAActgaagaggaagagacTATGGGGACAATTGATagttcaacaaagacaGATGATAGTGATGCCGAACTTTATGGTGAAGGTAGATTGATGGAAGTAAAAGATTCTAATTCATTGAACAAGTCTGTTGTAACTGCTTGgaaattgaataattcaattgcaaaaagtgaGTTAGCCAACGAAGTGCTTGATCCAAATGCAGAAGAGCTGGTAGAAGATGTTGCAAAACAATCGAAAAAGAGAACAAAAGATTCATCCAAACAAGTTACTAAGAAACACAGGAGCAAAATAGATCATACTCCTCCAAGTTTAACATTGTCTTCCTTAGGTGGATTGGACAGTACGACTACTCAACTAATGGAATTGATTGGGTTGCCTATCCTTCATCCGGAGATCTACACGTCTACTGGTGTAGAACCTCCTCGTGGTGTCTTGCTCTACGGTCCTCCTGGATGCGGTAAGACCACTATTGCCAATGCACTTGCTGGTGAATTGCAGGTCCCATTTATAAACATTTCAGCTCCATCTATAGTGTCTGGGATGTCTGGCGAAtcagaaaaaaaattaagGGAAATATTTGATGAAGCTAAAACGTTGGCGCCTTGCATCATCTTTAtggatgaaattgatgCAATCACACCTAAAAGAGATGGAGGTGCTCAGAGGGAAATGGAAAGGCGAATTGTTGCTCAATTATTGACTTTGATGGATGAATTATCGTTAGGCAAGACCGAAAAACCAGTGATTGTAGTAGGAGCTACTAATCGACCCGATTCGCTTGATGCTGCCTTGAGAAGAGCCGGCAGATTTGATAGAGAAATATGTCTCAATGTCCCTAACGAGGACGAAAGACTCTCgatattgaaaaagatgaCCAGCAATATTAAGTTAGAAAATGGAGACTTCAATTTCCGAGAGTTAGCAAAAATGACTCCAGGATATGTAGGAGctgatttgaagagtttggTGACTGCTGCTGGAATTTCCGCAATAAAGAGAATATTCGAAAGTCTCAGTGAGCAGCAAGAGGAATTACTAGTTGCAGATTCCAATGCAAACAGTTTTGATTCAATGGATGTTGATAGTGCAACTTTCATTCCTGACAACCAGTCGCTCGTAAAATTTGAAGGAAAGACGGATACCGAAAAATTATCTACGATTCAAAAGTTTTTAATTAAGCATCCCAACCCATTGAGCGACGAACAATTAAACCCATTAGCAATTTCTTAttctgatttcttggaagcACTTCCAACGGTACAACCAACAGCCAAGAGGGAAGGATTTGCTACTGTACCAGATGTGACATGGAAGAGTGTCGGAGCCTTACACAAGGTGAGAATGGAGCTACACATGTGTGTGGTTCAGCCTATTAAAAAACCAGAACTTTACTTAAAAGTTGGTATCACCGCCCCAGCCGGTGTCTTGATGTGGGGACCGCCAGGTTGTGGGAAGACATTATTAGCAAAAGCTGTCGCTAATGAATCTCGAGCTAATTTCATATCTATCAAGGGTCCAGAATTACTCAACAAGTACGTAGGTGAATCCGAGAGAGCAATTAGACAAGTCTTCCTGAGAGCAAGAGCTTCCATTCCGTGTATTATATTTTTTGATGAATTGGATGCTTTAGTTCCAAGAAGGGATGCATCTTTATCTGAATCTAGTTCACGAGTAGTGAACACATTACTTACCGAATTGGACGGGTTGAATGATCGAAAGGGTGTGTTTGTAATTGGAGCCACTAACAGACCAGACATGATAGATCCTGCCATGTTGCGTCCCGGCAGATTGGACAAGACTTTGTATATCGAGCTCCcttctgctgaagaaagacttgaaatattgaaaaCTCTTATTAATGCTAACAAGACCCCCGTAAGTGTTGACGTGGACTTGAATTCAATAGCAAATGATAACAGGTGCAGAAACTTCTCCGGTGCAGATTTGTCTTCTCTAGTAAGAGAAGCTGGAGTCTTAGCTCTTAAAAAGaaattctttcaaaatcaaaaaatcGACGATTTGGATGCATCTGGCTACTAcgagaatgaaaatgttGATGACCAAGTGGAAGTGACTCAACAAGACTTTAATAGAGCCCTTTCCAATGTTCATCCCAGTGTGAGCGACAAAGATAGAATGAAATACGAAAAGTTAAACAAGAGAATGGGGTGGAGTGTTATC